One genomic window of Osmia bicornis bicornis chromosome 3, iOsmBic2.1, whole genome shotgun sequence includes the following:
- the LOC114872648 gene encoding uncharacterized peptidase C1-like protein F26E4.3 isoform X2 translates to MQSWESFGSVVFFLLLSIVKGVPDFTGLRPGPYCAERYPEGRCCPDRQDECSAPIHTTICYCDDFCDRPREEDCCPDYWSHCKGIEPNITTTSRPVEIRQCLYKGKYYIHGQTFKENCNLCKCTAVGRRAEVLCEQNRCLQERDLIEEINVMSPSLKWKARNYSEFHGRTLKEGVQLRLGTLNPSRSVYRMNAVQRIYDPESLPREFDARHRWPGDISNIEDQGWCGASWAISSAHVASDRFAIMSKGADSVLLSAQHLLSCNNRGQQGCNGGHLDRAWMFMRKFGLVDEHCYPWRASNDQCRLRKRTDLMGAGCAPPKNPLRTELYKVGPAYRLANETDIMEEILTSGPVQATMRVYQDFFSYESGVYKHSTTSELYESGYHSVRIIGWGEEPPMYPPDPPLKYWLVVNSWGYMWGENGLFRIQRGTNECEIESFVLGVWAKTV, encoded by the exons ATGCAATCGTGGGAAAGCTTCGGGAGCGTCGTTTTCTTTCTGCTGTTGTCGATCGTAAAAGGGGTGCCTGATTTCACGGGGCTGCGACCCGGGCCATACTGTGCCGAAAGATACCCGGAGGGCAGATGTTGCCCGGATCGTCAGGACGAATGCAGCGCTCCGATTCATACCACGATATGTTACTGCGACGATTTCTGCGATCGGCCCAGAGAAGAGGATTGCTGCCCGGATTACTGGAGCCACTGTAAAGGAATCGAGCCTAACATCACCACCACATCGCGGCCCGTTGAGATAAGAC AATGCCTGTACAAGGGAAAGTACTACATTCACGGTCAAACTTTTAAAGAGAACTGCAACTTGTG CAAATGTACCGCAGTTGGTAGACGCGCGGAGGTACTTTGCGAGCAGAATCGATGCTTGCAAGAGCGAGATCTGATCGAAGAGATCAACGTGATGAGCCCGTCGTTGAAGTGGAAGGCTCGAAACTATTCCGAATTCCATGGCAGAACGTTAAAGGAAGGCGTGCAACTTCGCCTGGGCACGTTGAACCCATCGCGATCG GTCTACCGGATGAATGCCGTGCAACGAATTTACGATCCCGAATCGTTGCCCCGCGAATTCGACGCCAGGCACCGTTGGCCAGGAGACATATCGAATATCGAGGATCAAGGATGGTGCGGTGCGTCCTGGGCCATTTCCAGCGCCCACGTAGCATCCGATAGATTCGCGATCATGAGCAAAGGCGCCGATAGTGTTCTTCTCAGCGCGCAACATTTGCTTTCGTGCAACAACAGAGGGCAACAAGGCTGCAACGGTGGTCACTTGGACAGAGCTTGGATGTTTATGCGCAAATTTGg CTTGGTCGACGAACACTGCTATCCATGGAGAGCAAGCAATGACCAATGCCGACTTCGAAAGAGAACCGATTTAATGGGCGCCGGATGCGCCCCTCCAAAGAATCCCCTTCGTACAGAATTGTACAAGGTGGGACCAGCTTATCGACTCGCTAACGAGACCGATATTATGGAAGAAATTCTCACTTCGGGGCCTGTTCAAG CTACGATGAGAGTCTACCAAGACTTCTTCTCCTACGAATCGGGAGTGTATAAGCACTCGACGACCTCAGAACTCTACGAATCTGGCTACCACTCGGTTAGAATAATCGGATGGGGAGAAGAGCCTCCCATGTATCCTCCTGATCCACCGCTTAAATATTGG CTGGTCGTCAACTCTTGGGGTTACATGTGGGGCGAGAACGGCCTCTTTCGAATTCAAAGAGGCACCAACGAGTGCGAGATTGAGTCGTTCGTGCTAGGAGTATGGGCGAAAACCGTCTAA
- the LOC114872648 gene encoding uncharacterized peptidase C1-like protein F26E4.3 isoform X1: MTHRLRERSDGTKMQSWESFGSVVFFLLLSIVKGVPDFTGLRPGPYCAERYPEGRCCPDRQDECSAPIHTTICYCDDFCDRPREEDCCPDYWSHCKGIEPNITTTSRPVEIRQCLYKGKYYIHGQTFKENCNLCKCTAVGRRAEVLCEQNRCLQERDLIEEINVMSPSLKWKARNYSEFHGRTLKEGVQLRLGTLNPSRSVYRMNAVQRIYDPESLPREFDARHRWPGDISNIEDQGWCGASWAISSAHVASDRFAIMSKGADSVLLSAQHLLSCNNRGQQGCNGGHLDRAWMFMRKFGLVDEHCYPWRASNDQCRLRKRTDLMGAGCAPPKNPLRTELYKVGPAYRLANETDIMEEILTSGPVQATMRVYQDFFSYESGVYKHSTTSELYESGYHSVRIIGWGEEPPMYPPDPPLKYWLVVNSWGYMWGENGLFRIQRGTNECEIESFVLGVWAKTV; the protein is encoded by the exons ATGACTCACCGATTACGAGAGA GATCAGACGGGACGAAAATGCAATCGTGGGAAAGCTTCGGGAGCGTCGTTTTCTTTCTGCTGTTGTCGATCGTAAAAGGGGTGCCTGATTTCACGGGGCTGCGACCCGGGCCATACTGTGCCGAAAGATACCCGGAGGGCAGATGTTGCCCGGATCGTCAGGACGAATGCAGCGCTCCGATTCATACCACGATATGTTACTGCGACGATTTCTGCGATCGGCCCAGAGAAGAGGATTGCTGCCCGGATTACTGGAGCCACTGTAAAGGAATCGAGCCTAACATCACCACCACATCGCGGCCCGTTGAGATAAGAC AATGCCTGTACAAGGGAAAGTACTACATTCACGGTCAAACTTTTAAAGAGAACTGCAACTTGTG CAAATGTACCGCAGTTGGTAGACGCGCGGAGGTACTTTGCGAGCAGAATCGATGCTTGCAAGAGCGAGATCTGATCGAAGAGATCAACGTGATGAGCCCGTCGTTGAAGTGGAAGGCTCGAAACTATTCCGAATTCCATGGCAGAACGTTAAAGGAAGGCGTGCAACTTCGCCTGGGCACGTTGAACCCATCGCGATCG GTCTACCGGATGAATGCCGTGCAACGAATTTACGATCCCGAATCGTTGCCCCGCGAATTCGACGCCAGGCACCGTTGGCCAGGAGACATATCGAATATCGAGGATCAAGGATGGTGCGGTGCGTCCTGGGCCATTTCCAGCGCCCACGTAGCATCCGATAGATTCGCGATCATGAGCAAAGGCGCCGATAGTGTTCTTCTCAGCGCGCAACATTTGCTTTCGTGCAACAACAGAGGGCAACAAGGCTGCAACGGTGGTCACTTGGACAGAGCTTGGATGTTTATGCGCAAATTTGg CTTGGTCGACGAACACTGCTATCCATGGAGAGCAAGCAATGACCAATGCCGACTTCGAAAGAGAACCGATTTAATGGGCGCCGGATGCGCCCCTCCAAAGAATCCCCTTCGTACAGAATTGTACAAGGTGGGACCAGCTTATCGACTCGCTAACGAGACCGATATTATGGAAGAAATTCTCACTTCGGGGCCTGTTCAAG CTACGATGAGAGTCTACCAAGACTTCTTCTCCTACGAATCGGGAGTGTATAAGCACTCGACGACCTCAGAACTCTACGAATCTGGCTACCACTCGGTTAGAATAATCGGATGGGGAGAAGAGCCTCCCATGTATCCTCCTGATCCACCGCTTAAATATTGG CTGGTCGTCAACTCTTGGGGTTACATGTGGGGCGAGAACGGCCTCTTTCGAATTCAAAGAGGCACCAACGAGTGCGAGATTGAGTCGTTCGTGCTAGGAGTATGGGCGAAAACCGTCTAA
- the LOC114872647 gene encoding transient receptor potential cation channel subfamily V member 5, with the protein MGNTESNVASGVKKQTDASSILLYKLVDLKGGGLLVDMMKRATQTKQYAELDHALRTKVEPYLYNKGKGKWIPIEKLVLLRNKDRPKHKMLPPLRAMENPADYDIDKDMGVRNYITIIALHLSDKSKYRLVCWSLSERGAVGETIFHLCMLHSTTIHIDLAKRLLRFYPKLINDIYISDEYYGENALHIAIVNEDPALVKFLLDSGADVHERCIGNFMSPEDQQASRSDSLDHEWVCVAPETNYNGYVYWGEYPLSFAACLGQEECYRLILARGADPDKQDTNGNTVLHMLVIYEKLTTFDMAYEVGASLAIRNTQHLTPLTLSAKLARIEMFFHILNIEREIYWQIGSITCAAYPLSQVDTIDVNTGSISHNSALNLVVFGEKDEHLELMDGILVDLLNAKWNTFVKSRFYRQFFLFCFYFILSLISFTLRPGPSATPSSSTITQTPLTTVESSTTPHSSDLLSNLIPMTDRKMFHNSSPSVFVNEIVENALISNLKFSLNVTASRLDQLKLDLVTHIMSSLKNLLTIIENETESQPFNDFSRQSAVFTDHLHHENDTNTSTFVTVDSTTKLLLDDAVLLDNNKSNWWDHLTKECRLMQLTTVSANIRLIAEIFMEIAAILYIIAALREARFLGLNMFIENLMTAPSRVMFLFSCCILLSFPFLRLSCADEMEDMLAVVVMLTTAPYFLFFCRGFKTVGPFVVMIYRMITGDLLRFVSIYLVFVIGFSQAYYIIFLSFDNPNTPEGVDDSISNPMPSPIESIMAMFLMSMTNFGDYYGAFERTQHEMEAKFMFVVYMAIVAILLVNMLIAMMGNTYQKIAETRNEWQRQWARIVLVVERGVSPQERLKKLMDYSQPMSEGRRALVLRLNQSEEDKEDMKEILEMKRTHDKLCKKRQLKSAKEKTVTREDNIIV; encoded by the exons ATGGGCAATACGGAGAGCAACGTAGCTAGCGGAGTGAAGAAACAGACGGATGCTTCGTCTATCTTACTTTACAAATTGGTCGATTTAAAAG GTGGTGGTTTATTAGTGGACATGATGAAAAGAGCAACGCAAACTAAACAGTACGCTGAACTAGATCACGCTCTAAGAACAAAAGTGGAGCCGTATTTATACAATAAGGGTAAAGGTAAATGGATCCCGATTGAAAAGTTGGTGTTGCTACGAAACAAGGATCGTCCGAAGCATAAAATG CTTCCACCATTAAGGGCTATGGAAAATCCGGCCGATTACGATATAGACAAAGATATGG GTGTACGTAATTACATTACGATAATTGCATTACATTTATCAGATAAGAGCAAGTACAGATTGGTCTGCTGGAGCTTGAGCGAAAGAGGAGCAGTCGGGGAGacgatttttcatttatgtaTGTTACACTCGACTACTATTCATATCGACCTGGCTAAACGTTTACTACGTTTTTATCCTAAGCTGATCAACGACATTTACATCAGCGACGAGTATTACG GCGAAAACGCGTTGCACATCGCTATAGTGAACGAAGATCCAGCCTTGGTAAAGTTCCTCCTCGACAGCGGTGCGGACGTCCACGAAAGATGCATAGGAAATTTTATGTCCCCGGAAGATCAACAAGCATCGAGATCGGACAGCCTCGATCACGAATGGGTTTGCGTAGCTCCCGAAACGAATTACAACGG GTACGTTTACTGGGGCGAATATCCTTTGAGCTTCGCAGCGTGTTTAGGGCAAGAAGAATGTTACAGACTGATACTTGCCAGAGGGGCAGATCCCGACAAACAAGACACCAATGGAAATACGGTTCTACATATGTTGGTGATCTACGAAAAGTTG ACCACTTTCGACATGGCGTACGAGGTAGGAGCGTCGTTAGCGATTAGAAACACCCAACATTTAACACCGTTGACGCTGTCGGCGAAACTGGCAAGGATCGAAATGTTTTTCCACATCTTAAACATCGAGAGGGAAATTTATTGGCAAATTGGCAGCATCACATGCGCGGCTTATCCCCTCTCGCAAGTAGACACCATCGACGTTAACACCGGCAGCATCAGTCACAACTCTGCTTTAAATTTGGTGGTATTCGGC gaAAAGGACGAACATTTGGAACTGATGGACGGTATCCTGGTTGATCTGTTAAACGCCAAATGGAACACTTTCGTCAAGTCTCGATTTTATCGtcaatttttcctcttttGTTTTTACTTCATCTTATCCTTGATCAGCTTCACGCTTCGTCCTGGTCCATCGGCTACGCCATCGAGTTCTACGATTACTCAAACTCCTCTCACAACCGTCGAATCATCTACTACACCGCACTCGTCTGATCTTCTTTCGAATTTGATTCCAATGACGGATCGGAAAATGTTTCACAATTCGAGTCCCTCGGTGTTTGTTAACGAAATCGTGGAAAATgctttaatttctaatttgaaGTTCTCTTTGAATGTAACAGCGTCTCGCTTGGACCAGCTAAAACTCGATCTCGTAACCCACATAATGTCTAGTCTAAAAAATCTTTTGACTATTATCGAGAACGAGACTGAAAGCCAACCATTTAACGACTTTAGTCGGCAATCAGCTGTGTTTACCGATCATTTGCACCACGAAAATGACACTAATACGAGTACTTTCGTTACCGTTGATTCCacaaccaaactgttattggATGATGCTGTACTGCTCGATAACAATAAGAGCAATTG GTGGGACCATCTTACCAAAGAATGCAGACTGATGCAACTGACCACAGTATCTGCGAATATTCGATTAATCGCAGAAATATTCATGGAAATTGCGGCTATTCTCTACATTATTGCAGCGCTACGAGAAGCCAGGTTTTTAGGTCTCAACATGTTCATCGAAAATCTA ATGACTGCACCATCGAGGGTAATGTTTCTCTTCTCCTGCTGCATATTGTTGTCATTTCCATTTTTGCGATTATCCTGTGCCGACGAAATGGAAGATATGCTAGCAGTAGTGGTAATGTTAACCACAGCAccgtattttttatttttctgcaGAGGATTTAAAACTGTCGGTCCTTTCGTTGTCATGATCTACAGAATGATCACGGGCGATCTACTTCGATTCGTATCCATCTATTTGGTGTTCGTAATTGGATTCTCTCAAG catattacattatatttttatctttcgaCAATCCTAATACACCAGAAGGTGTGGACGATTCGATAAGCAATCCAATGCCATCGCCTATAGAGAGCATCATGGCAATGTTCCTTATGAGTATGACGAACTTTGGGGATTACTATGGTGCGTTTGAGAGGACTCAACACGAAATGGAAGCCAAG TTCATGTTTGTTGTCTACATGGCAATCGTTGCTATCTTACTTGTGAACATGTTAATCGCTATGATGGGGAATACGTATCAAAAAATTGCAGAAACTAGGAACGAGTGGCAGAGACAA TGGGCGCGTATAGTTTTGGTAGTAGAAAGAGGAGTAAGTCCACAAGAAAGACTTAAAAAGTTGATGGATTATTCTCAACCAATGTCCGAGGGTCGTAGAGCGTTGGTTCTTCGATTGAATCAATCG GAAGAAGATAAGGAAGACATGAAAGAAATTTTGGAAATGAAGAGGACCCATGACAAATTGTGCAAGAAAAGGCAGCTAAAATCCGCAAAGGAGAAAACTGTAACAAGAGAGgataatattattgtataa